The Penaeus vannamei isolate JL-2024 chromosome 13, ASM4276789v1, whole genome shotgun sequence genome window below encodes:
- the LOC113800353 gene encoding protein-lysine N-methyltransferase EEF2KMT isoform X1, with protein sequence MDCFLEDISWKYLRMYPLKDIMWKDVKDTLINLEYDESVNFQENFLCNTVQHPVAKRFPPTTSYAQMFLKSFIEQIEGSNQEVCEDVYLVYTDLISQCASLSTDLCYRTYRLQPDCILTIKETRKLITDGTTGLYTWEAGHVLAEWCSENKPMFRNKKVLELGSGLGLMGLAVIKVCEPASYIFTDLPATVLTTLAENVKINLENDSCYEFSSDCDWTNGMETSYNHTKVNVRRLDWEQDSCDITTDIILAADVVYDPAIVKCLVGTLKTALNNNPSAVAVVACTLRNSDTLGFFRDVLAGEKVKISWETQRLYQESPSRPQSTVSLLQLSL encoded by the exons ATGGATTGTTTCTTAGAAGACATTTCTTGGAAGTATCTTCGTATGTATCCTCTAAAAGACATAATGTGGAAG gatGTTAAGGACACTCTGATCAACCTTGAATACGATGAATCTGTCAACTTCCAAGAGAATTTCCTGTGCAACACTGTACAGCATCCAGTTGCAAAAAGATTTCCACCTACTACGAGTTATGCTCAGATGTTTCTCAAAAGTTTCATTGAGCAG ATTGAAGGAAGTAACCAAGAAGTATGTGAAGATGTGTATTTAGTCTACACAGATCTCATTTCCCAGTGTGCATCATTATCAACAGATCTTTGTTATAGAACTTACAGACTGCAGCCAGACTGCATTCTGACAATTAAAGAAACACGTAAACTAATTACAGATGGGACTACTGGTTTGTATACTTGGGAG GCTGGTCACGTGTTAGCAGAATGGTGCTCAGAGAATAAACCTATGTTTCGTAATAAAAAAGTCCTGGAGCTGGGTTCAGGTTTAGGCCTAATGGGTTTGGCTGTTATAAAGGTTTGTGAACCAGCCTCATATATATTCACGGATCTGCCAGCAACTGTTTTGACAACCTTGGCAGAAAATGTAAAAATTAATCTTGAAAATGATTCATGCTATGAATTTTCTTCCGACTGTGATTGG ACAAATGGCATGGAAACGTCATACAACCACACAAAAGTGAATGTTAGAAGACTAGACTGGGAACAGGACTCATGTGATATTACAACTGATATAATTTTGGCTGCAG ATGTAGTGTATGACCCTGCCATTGTAAAGTGCCTTGTTGGCACGTTAAAGACTGCTCTGAATAACAACCCAAGTGCTGTAGCTGTTGTCGCGTGCACATTACGGAATTCTGACACATTGGGATTCTTTAGGGACGTGttag CTGGAGAGAAGGTGAAGATATCATGGGAAACACAGCGACTATACCAAGAGTCTCCATCGCGGCCACAATCCACAGTTAGTCTACTTCAGTTATCTTTATAA
- the LOC113800353 gene encoding protein-lysine N-methyltransferase EEF2KMT isoform X2, with protein sequence MFLKSFIEQIEGSNQEVCEDVYLVYTDLISQCASLSTDLCYRTYRLQPDCILTIKETRKLITDGTTGLYTWEAGHVLAEWCSENKPMFRNKKVLELGSGLGLMGLAVIKVCEPASYIFTDLPATVLTTLAENVKINLENDSCYEFSSDCDWTNGMETSYNHTKVNVRRLDWEQDSCDITTDIILAADVVYDPAIVKCLVGTLKTALNNNPSAVAVVACTLRNSDTLGFFRDVLAGEKVKISWETQRLYQESPSRPQSTVSLLQLSL encoded by the exons ATGTTTCTCAAAAGTTTCATTGAGCAG ATTGAAGGAAGTAACCAAGAAGTATGTGAAGATGTGTATTTAGTCTACACAGATCTCATTTCCCAGTGTGCATCATTATCAACAGATCTTTGTTATAGAACTTACAGACTGCAGCCAGACTGCATTCTGACAATTAAAGAAACACGTAAACTAATTACAGATGGGACTACTGGTTTGTATACTTGGGAG GCTGGTCACGTGTTAGCAGAATGGTGCTCAGAGAATAAACCTATGTTTCGTAATAAAAAAGTCCTGGAGCTGGGTTCAGGTTTAGGCCTAATGGGTTTGGCTGTTATAAAGGTTTGTGAACCAGCCTCATATATATTCACGGATCTGCCAGCAACTGTTTTGACAACCTTGGCAGAAAATGTAAAAATTAATCTTGAAAATGATTCATGCTATGAATTTTCTTCCGACTGTGATTGG ACAAATGGCATGGAAACGTCATACAACCACACAAAAGTGAATGTTAGAAGACTAGACTGGGAACAGGACTCATGTGATATTACAACTGATATAATTTTGGCTGCAG ATGTAGTGTATGACCCTGCCATTGTAAAGTGCCTTGTTGGCACGTTAAAGACTGCTCTGAATAACAACCCAAGTGCTGTAGCTGTTGTCGCGTGCACATTACGGAATTCTGACACATTGGGATTCTTTAGGGACGTGttag CTGGAGAGAAGGTGAAGATATCATGGGAAACACAGCGACTATACCAAGAGTCTCCATCGCGGCCACAATCCACAGTTAGTCTACTTCAGTTATCTTTATAA